A stretch of the Pangasianodon hypophthalmus isolate fPanHyp1 chromosome 28, fPanHyp1.pri, whole genome shotgun sequence genome encodes the following:
- the LOC113545717 gene encoding putative C-type lectin domain family 20 member A: protein MGKSMFHLLSLTEVFLLVLSVPYKYYLVQQGKTWSDAQTYCRANYTDLATVEGKDDMIKLQNEAQKHQFTSSAWIGLYNDVNSWRWSLENQPLGNLTDWCSDQPNYGTEACAALNQWCWFDVPCSISYPFLCFDVRNTGSSRYVPISTSMAYHDAQSYCRQHHTDLASVRDVEENSIIKKTVSSNSWVGLFRDLWKWSDRSNFSTVDWVSGKPWDAGQTDNCGNFINGQVDSAKCSEIMPFFCLSDFRKKQIMRMKVQSNQDVNDPAVKAAILQKIKQKLKELGIAKNTTVKWREQPDGMVFHKTKDNNYAGIKTREKCDL, encoded by the exons AAGTCTTCCTCCTCGTCCTGTCTGTACCTTATAAGTACTACCTAGTCCAACAGGGGAAAACTTGGAGTGATGCTCAGACGTACTGCCGAGCAAACTACACTGACCTGGCCACTGTTGAAGGCAAGGACGACATGATCAAGCTTCAAAATGAGGCACAGAAGCACCAATTCACTTCCAGTGCTTGGATTGGCCTGTACAATGATGTTAATAGCTGGCGTTGGTCCCTGGAAAATCAGCCACTAGGAAATTTGACAGATTGGTGTTCCGACCAGCCTAACTATGGAACAGAAGCATGTGCTGCTTTAAACCAGTGGTGTTGGTTTGATGTACCTTGTTCAATTTCATATCCCTTTTTGTGCTTTGATG TCAGGAACACAGGGTCCAGCAGATACGTTCCTATTTCTACTTCCATGGCATATCACGATGCTCAGAGTTACTGCAGACAGCATCACACAGACCTGGCCAGTGTGCGAGATGTGGAGGAAAATTCAATTATAAAGAAAACAGTCTCTTCTAATTCTTGGGTTGGTCTGTTCAGAGACCTCTGGAAATGGTCCGACCGGAGCAACTTCTCTACCGTTGATTGGGTGTCAGGAAAACCGTGGGATGCGGGGCAGACTGATAATTGTGGTAATTTTATTAATGGCCAGGTTGACTCTGCAAAATGCTCTGAGATAATGCctttcttctgtctctcag ATTTTcgaaaaaaacaaatcatgagAATGAAAGTTCAATCGAATCAGGATGTGAATGATCCTGCAGTAAAGGCAGCAATCTTACAGAAG ATCAAGCAAAAACTAAAGGAGCTTGGGATAGCAAAGAACACCACAGTGAAATGGAGAGAGCAACCAGATGGCATGGTCTTTCACAAGACAAAAGATAATAATTATGCAGGAATTAAGAccagggaaaaatgtgatctctaa